The DNA region CACCGTGAGCAGCTGGCCGTCGATGCCGATCGTGGTGTATGTCTTTACTATTCCTACCATTTACACGTGTCCTTATGCTGTTTGTGAGGTCAGGTCACACTAAACAACATTCGCCTGTGCAGTCAAGGGAAAAAGGGGTTTTAAGTACTTGATCGGCAAATCCATACCTGCATTGATCATGAAAAAGGTAAGAAGCCATGGTATTACTGGGCTGTTCTGCAGAGGCGGAAGCCGTCATAGCGGGTGTTGCCGCTGGGGTAGAAGTTGGTGCGATTAGCTACCCGGCTGTAGAAGTCCGTATGAAACCAGCCGCCGCCGCGCTTCACCCGGTATGTACCGCTGACAGGACCGGTTGGATCGTTGCTGGGACTGCTGCCGTAATAGCTGGTGGAATACCAATCCCAGCATACTTCCCATAGGTTTCCGCTCATGTCGTAGGTCCCGATGCCGTTGAGAGCCTTTGTCCCCACAGGATGGCTGGAGCCGCCGGCATTATCATAATACCAGGCCACTGCATTGATGCTGTTTGAACCCGCATAGAGATAATCCGGGCTGGTGGTTGCCCCTCTCGCGGCGTATTCCCATTCCGCCTCTGTGGGCAGGCGATAGCCGTTGGCGTTCCAGTTGCAGATGGCGATGTTCCAGGTGGCGTTGTTGGAACCCGGCACGATGCCCCAATCCGCGGGGTTGGTGGAGCCGCTGATTGTGTAGCAAGGGGAGAGGTTTTCCGCCAGGCTGCGCAGATTGCAGTATTTCAGCATCGAATACCAGGAAACCTCATACACGGGATAGTTGTCTCCCACACCATAACCAGATGCTGGATTGGAGCCCATGATCGCCGAATATTCAGATTGGGAGACTTCATACTTGCCGATAAAGAATGAACTCAGTGTCACGCTGTGGGCGGGAATTTCGTTTCCTATTCCGTCATCAATTGTATCGCCCATGATGAAGGTGCCACCGGGGACATAAGCAAATTGTCCGTCTGATAGATCCACAGCGGTCACGCGGTAGAAATATTTGTCTGGGCTGGCAATCTCTGAATGGAATGGCTCGGATACCTGCGCAACAGGTTCTCCCCAAACGTCGGCATCGGGAATGATGGAGCGGTAGATATTGTAATGATCGGCGCCGGATACTTCATCCCATGTGAGTTCAACAGAATTGCCATCTCTCGTGATAATCAGGTTTTGAGGCACAATTTGAGCCAGCAGAAACAGGCAGAACAGAATGAAATAGAGGGTCAATATTGTC from Candidatus Cloacimonadota bacterium includes:
- a CDS encoding SUMF1/EgtB/PvdO family nonheme iron enzyme; this translates as MKKTILTLYFILFCLFLLAQIVPQNLIITRDGNSVELTWDEVSGADHYNIYRSIIPDADVWGEPVAQVSEPFHSEIASPDKYFYRVTAVDLSDGQFAYVPGGTFIMGDTIDDGIGNEIPAHSVTLSSFFIGKYEVSQSEYSAIMGSNPASGYGVGDNYPVYEVSWYSMLKYCNLRSLAENLSPCYTISGSTNPADWGIVPGSNNATWNIAICNWNANGYRLPTEAEWEYAARGATTSPDYLYAGSNSINAVAWYYDNAGGSSHPVGTKALNGIGTYDMSGNLWEVCWDWYSTSYYGSSPSNDPTGPVSGTYRVKRGGGWFHTDFYSRVANRTNFYPSGNTRYDGFRLCRTAQ